The region GAATGAAATCGAGGCGAATCGATTACCGCGGGAATTATAATTTCGCAACTTTGATTTGCGCAGGGCAAGATGCGACACTTTAATTTTACCGGTTTCCACTAATGCTACTAATTTCCCACTATTCTCGACACATGCTACTATTTGCCTCGATTTTTTTGCCTAAATCGCCAATTAACGCCACTGATCGTGACTTTGCTGGATAGAAAACTACATTTCTACTCACGTGACGTACAATGTGTCTGGAAAAgtgcaaagagaaaaaaacttttctcaaattaagaataatttttcccgTTTGTACGGAAATAATTGTCCATAATGAAGCCCATAACTTGTTGAAATCATCGATGAAGTAAAATATTGCGTAGAAAGTTGAGAATACCTTTTTtctcaaagattttttttttttaacgacctcaaataacaattgataactaatttttttctttagatttgaagtttcaagtTGAAGTTGAAGTTTATCAATGACCAGGATCGGATTATTAACCTTCGGtcagtgtttgaaaattttacaaaaaatcaaCTTGCGGGATAGgtcgaaaaaatattacatattatttttttacagttttctcgaaacgtagtttttcaaaacggtgaaCACTCTCAAAGAAAGAGTTTCCAAGATACCTCTCTCAAATTTGAACACAACATTCTTCACGCCATTCTTCATCTTGCaatggaagttttttttttttttttttttttttttttttttttttttttttttgaagtcttcatattttttcaacgaaaagcttttgaaaaaacagactaaattcgatactttttttcaaaccaccacaattttgtcaattttgattaaaaaaaaaaaacacacttcCAGAGCACGATAGCGATTTTCATACTTGTTAATGatcttttaataaattttgtatcagATAATATTTACGGCCACAACCGTGTTCACCATGGGGCCTCcttgttttcaaaatcattttcaaccttaaaaaataaattagacTAGCGTAGGTATTTGAActatcgaaaaatgaaaaaaaaaaaaatcgcgaaaataaGCTATTTTTCGAAACGTTACAGTAGGATGAACCCTCGTCAAGCACGTCAGGCACTGGAAACCCTGGTAAATATTCGAGACCTTGGAACTAACGCTAGGATCACCTCGAAACCGGCCGGTTTTTCGGAAAAAAGAGATTCCGCAGGCCGCAAGGAAACCTGCAAGCGGAGACTCATACCTCGCGAAGCATCCGCACATCAGGTTGACATTAGCCCAAAGGTCAGAGAAACCGCGAGTCTTGCGCGACGCGCTGGTCGATGGACCTGCAGCTTCGGGCCCCGCTGACACGAATACTCCTGCACGAGGATTTTTATTCGTCTGCTCGTTGTTTCGCCCGTccgtttttttaaattgcgaTTGGGTAACGCAGCTGCGGCAATTTGTCTTCGAATTAACGCCGGCTTATAGCTCTCAGCTGCAATTGGGTCAGGtggcttcttcttcttcttcttcgtcttcttcttctttttcttctttgcgATCGGTCGTTGCCACGCGATATTTTGAGCCCCGAGTCATTTCGTAATCCCTCGATCGATCCTCCGTCTTTCCTTCGTTCTCCGGCAGAGACGTCGGAAAGGTCAGGTTGGAGGTTGCAGGCGTTCAGCTCCGACTCGCCGTCATGCTTCGCTGCTTTTTCACATTACAAAGTTACACTTCCTTCTGCGGTTGAAACTTATACGCGGAATCGCTTGAGCAAAGGACTTgtttctccttctctttctctctctgtctctatttatttattcatttctttggCGTCAGTCCCTTGATATGTGAAAATATTCGGTAACCAGAATGTAAATCGGTACGAAACGGTGGAAATCGATTATTAATGGAAATCCACGGCGACTCTTGAACTTTGAACAACGCTCGTGGCGGGAAACTTGTGAAATCAACGGAAATATTGGTCTGTAAAAATTGTTGGAAGCGTATGTTTAACGACTTGCTAGTATGACTTTCGAGTGAATTAAGCACCTCCGTTAAAACTCTATGCTTATGCCTTTCTGAGCTCAGGTTTTCATTCGATTGATTATATTCgtccattttttcaaatggaGAATCGGAAgaatatcatttttcttttatgccCCTTTGTAATAGCctaggtttttgatttttttaccaccaTTTTTGGTTTATAGATATTCAAGCTGTCTTATAACCTTCGGCAATATGTATTTACCGAgttcttgaaataaaatgtaaccTCATGTCGATGcgaacatttaaaaaaatagaattactaaaaaaaagaaaagagttTTACCGGTTCAACGacataattttattcttttattttttcgcgtCTTCATTTAGTTCTTATTACATTAattcgattcaaaaaattttgcaaattttgaaaatttccgtatcattttcaaatccacAACAAATCTGTTAAAATCATAACAAAGGTAAAATAGATAttagaacgaaaaaaattgtcaaaagtacaattgatcagaaatagTAAACACAATTAATTTTACCTTAAACTACGTAATTTTCAAATGTCTAAAACTATTCTTGCGTAGTCGGTATCATTATATATTCGAGACCTTTTTTCCGACTTTCTAAAACATAAAATTGCCCAGTGTGCCGAGAtaaaggaaattgaaaaaataacgattccATCATCGAAGCGATTTCCAAATGATAGcaataagaaaacaaaagtttttcaaaaaatttcaaacaaatcgacaacggCGAGGTCAGAGCTCGGTCGAGTTGACGCGGAATGCCCTGTACGCATATATCCTCTGCGGCACAGATAGAGAAAATCTTTATTCGCCCCGGTCTAATTCCGGCTCGTTACTCGCTGCACCGCAGCAGCGCCACCGTGCCAACATTACACTCGCATTACCGGTAATATAAAATGGTCCCATGGGCTCATCGCATTCTGCAGCTCTCGATGTTCACCGCGATAGCGGCTAGTCCTTATGTATAAGTGAAATGTTCTTCTCCGCGTTTGCCAAGGCCGACCACGTTCCGTTCCTCTTACTTTCATTCTCCGTCAGCGTGATTCGAGTTCGCGGCGTTTCAACGGCAAAGATTCGAGCACCGGGATGACGAAAATTTAAGAACGAAAAATCATAAAGCAAATGCCAATGCGGAAGGGTCTTGTTGATTTGGGAAGGAAATTTTCCGCAGAAACCGGGATTAAGGTCTTGTTGGACGGATATTCTCAATCGGAAGTTGAGTCTCGGTGAGAATATTGAACGCTTCGCGGggtaataagaaaataaataaataaaaaaaagaaaactgcaAACAATTTCATCATAACCGAGTCGATAAGATAATtcgttttgaataataataatgccaaAAAGTTGCCGAACAAATCTCtggtaaaatttgttttgtttcatgTAAAAcgaattcattgatttttatgaacacctatgaattttttggaatttttgccgattttgaataattccgttttccaaaattttctaacGCTTTATTCGCGAAACTATTCGTTCCGTGTCTCTAAAACTTCTCGAGTGTAATGTATAACCGTTTATGAAAACCTGTCCAAAAATTCAGGACTTttgatccatttttcaaagttgaagaaattctcgaaaacgccaaaaattttaaacggaTTCTCTAAAAATCACGGATCATTGTAAATGTTAAAGAAATGATTCAATTCATTCCAGAACCAGGAAATATTCGTTTGTTAGTGGTGATGTGATAACATGCCATCATCGATATAAGCCTCGAGCTGGATTAGATTGCTTTTTCGATTTGACATTAAGTGGAATTCTAATGGAATTAGAGAAAGGAGGATATATTATTCGATTATATTAATCACTTCATAATGACAATTGAAATTGATGTTACATAAATATATCACGATTTTATAATCTGtagagaaaacttttcaataaaaatgttcGAACCGAGCTGGAGAAACAGAAGAATAGAACAAAATCAATGTTTTCCCGGATACGTAGGATCTTAATCGATCTCACCATGAActttaacaaatgaaataacgAAAACCGATAACGGAGACGAACGGAAAAAATTGGTCCGTGATTCGTCAAATCTGATTGTGAGGTTATTGAGTAACTCACGGGTATAGTCGAAGCGATAGTTGAAAGCCGtttatgttgaaaataaaaatggtcaACCTGGGCCTCAGGAATGggtttaataaattttgcatatttattttcggAGAGACGCGCGTTATCTAATATATTACGTGGCTCTGCTCTTCTCTCTTTTAGCGTCGCCGTGGTAATTGGTCCTACAGATATCGCATACCGTCTGCCGTTTCGGACATTCACAAGTTgttaacgattttaaagtgCAATTCTAAGTTCAAAGGTGCTTTCGAATACTCTGAAGCTGTCTTCAAGCCTCTGGCAACCTGCACGGCCTTCAAGGCTGCCGGCTTGCCTGGATTCTGGCGCTAATCGTGTCTATTCAAATTACGTTCCTCGATTCGCATCGCCCACGGAAAACGATCAAATTAATCGTTGTATTCATCTTTATTCAGTAATTATCGATTTTACGGAATTAATGACGTGTCCTCGAAGAGCCTAAACGTAAATGTGAAGTGCTTAGAAACGTTTCAAACTCGTAGATAGTAGTCGGAAATATATTATCGTGTGATTTTGAGTGTTTCGAAAACATTAACATTTGAAGTTTACCATTTACTAttcattattcaataaaatactAAATTCAAACTGTCTGCGAAACTAAAATTGTTCGAATAGTTTCAGTTTGTTGGATTAATTTTTGCCttatgaagaaaattttgcctCTACCGTTGCTGTGGCATTCCTTAAACTCTTATAAATTTTGAGATAATTCGATTTCCTGAATTCACAAAATTAACATATGTATTTTCATATATATTGAGCACATATGCGCGCATCAATTTTAGGTAGAGTAAGAAGAATCAAGATGTAattgataatttgaattttgtttcatacttttttattttcattaatttacatttgtacaatattttatattaatcAAAGAAGGAAAACTACTGTAGTCTCCTATTTACACAAGATTACCGAGTTATCGTCATACAAATCGCAcgattaaaaaatagaaaaaaattgttttttggAGCTTACGCCTTAAGAAACGATTTAAGTTATAGGGCCCGGTATGGAAATTATACGAGGAGTAAAATCAAGTGTAACACGAAAACTTGAGGCGTTatagaaagagacaaacatatatatcGAACGTGCAAAAGAATGAGATGGAATACATTACACAGCGTATCCTATACTCGGGGTCTCCTCTTTGTGCGGTGCTTCGTAGTCTCACTGTATAGTTCACTACTTCTGGTCTGAGAGTTGAATGTGTGCGTATGTTTGTACGTGTGTGTTGTGTGCCTGCGTATGAATTTATAAGACGTGACGTTATCacgtcaaaatatttgaaaatatggaagaaattgatttagaTGATAATGAAGAAGAATCCGAAAAACACATGGATGCGGTTAATTGGTAAGCTTATCGTTTacatttatgaataatatacatttcaaATACGAACAGCTAGATCTTTTAATTAgtgttcttattatttttgattaattgatttaatatatttcatatttatataatattttatattacttATATTAACCCTTAGCGGCAGACATTTTTCCTTACTTACTATCGACTTGAATATTGTACTCGAGGGTTTTTgcggtcgctgattacgaatctgcactcaaaatttgaaaattcaagatggcggattcaatatggcggaccaaACGTGCAAAAACTCGTTTGACGAGAGCAAAAGTTGGTACGCGGGGGTTTTCAGGGTCGCTAATTACGAATCTGCACTTaaaagttagaaattcaagatggcggatccaatatggcggaccaaAACGCAAAAAGTCGTTTGACGAAAGCGAAAGTTggtactcgggggttttcagggtcgctgattacgaaccCGCACtcaaaaattagaaattcaagatggcggatccaatatggcggaccaaAACGCAAAAAGTCGATTGACAAGAGCAAAAATTCGTACCCAGGGGTTTTCGAGGTCGCTGATCATGAATCCGCattcgaaagttgaaaattcaagatagcggatccaatatggcggaccgaaaatgtaaaaagtcgtTTGACGGGAACGAAAGTTGGTACTCAGGGGTTTTTGCGGTCACTTATTACGAATATGtactcaaaatttggaaatttttgaagtaatataaataatccgaataattacagatacatgtttgtttctcttatcattttggaAAATGCGTTCATTTACCCTCTTTTTCCATTcgatatatatcataattatcgttcGTAAGGAGTAAAAAACTCCAGTCGTGCGTCGGAGCTGACacacacattatttttttttgaattctttattccatttgttcatttaaaaataacttGCAATCTATACTTCGTGTACTCCCTAAATGATTATGGTCATCATTGTATTCCTTGTATTTTCAGTTAAAGGTTCAGTCGAAGGGGGATAAGTAACTTCgcgaaaattatatatattgtacattatttAGTATACATGTATTCGATGATTGCCACTTTGACTGCTATCACAATTCATACGACACGTCAGATCtattatagaaaataaaatcatttacGAAGAGTTTATGCAATAGTTGGGGATtttcaattaccaaaaataggtatataaaaaaaaaaagaagataaatgTAGAGGCTTCAGTCAAGCCATCACCCCACCAGTACTTTGGGGCTGACTTTTCGCTTCAAACTTCTGTCTTCGTTATTGCAAATTGATTATAACAACGAAATACGCTGCTTGCACGCTTGTTTAACCTCTACGGAACGGCTTAGGCTTCACTTCAACTTCTTCCTGCTGGGTTTCTTCCTCAACCTCTTCTTGAACGGGCTTGGCGGTGGCTCGTGTGGCTCCGAATCTGCCTCGATTTGACCTTGACGCGCTGTCTGCCGCTTGGCCACTTCGGCTTCGACTGTTGTTCGACGAAATTGACCTGAAGAAAGTAAAAGATTAGAATCATCACCCGGTTTTCACCCTGATTGTTTGTCATCGATAACGACATCTCGAGGTGTTATTTATATCTCTATAAAGAACCCTTTCGACGGAAGATACCGCTGAAAAACTATATTTCCGTTCATTTTGGGAAACTAATTTTGATGAACTTCAGAGTAGACCTTCCGCTGTAACAGCTTATAAACTCATCGATGCAAATGACCTCACAGTCAGTAAAAAACACTCGAACTCACTTTGGCCGTTGAGTTGTTGGCTCAGCGGACTCTGTCGCGGGAGAGTCACGAATGCTGTTGGTGTTAACGACCTGGGCTCTTCTCCTCTTCAGAGCGGCAAGAAGGTCCTCGTTGGATCTGAAATTTCGATACATGACGTAAGAAATGTTCCGTTGTAAAAGGTGTTGTTTTAACAGCATGTCAAAACCATGGCTGATCAGCCGAAATACCCTGAAGAGCTCTTCAGTGGCTCACCTGAAGGGTCTGACGCCTCCTCGAACCTTCTTTGGGGCTTCGGTTGTCGTGGTCTGGACCTCTTCTTCCGCCTCTTGATTCTCCGCCTCGTAATCTTCAGGGTTCCCCTCTTCTTCGACGGATTCTTCAACGGGCTTGGCGGTCGTTGTGGTGGTCTGAAAATGCCATACATGAAGAGTGTGACAATGGATGACACAAAATCAGATCCCGGAATAATTACCGGCGCAGGTTTCCTCCCGGTGGGACCGCGTCCTCTGGTCAAGAGAGCCAGACGTCCTGCGTTCCTCGCAGGCGCCGGAGTTACCGGAGCCACTGGGGCTGCTGCAGCCTCGTCATCGTACTCGTCGTCCTCATCGGCACAGTTACACGCGGCGATCAGGCAAAGAGCGATTAATCTGAAGCAAGCATCGAAGGGAGTAAATCTTGTAATCGATGTCACGAGATGTGTTAATGGTGTTCATGACTGTGTTCTGATGGACGAAACTCATTGCGTGTCTGAGCATTCGGTCGGCttcaaaattttggaaaacttgtACATTGTCAACGGAACATAATGCGAAGCATTTACTGATACAGTATGAAAGACTGTACTTATACTTctagaatttttattctctgttCTGTATAACTGAGGTGAATAGCGACGTTGGGTAAGATCCTTAGACAGGCTAGACGATGCCTGGAAGTTGACGCCGAATGGAAAACTCGTCTCAGTGCCATCATACCGCTAGTGTCATTGTAATTATGAAGATTGAATCGCAGCCTATAATCTCGGCGCATGTCTAGTGCCGCAAATGGACCTACACATAAAAACACAACTGTGCGGATGCCACGATCTATGTATTACGGTATACGACTTATGCTGATGCATGGTGCAATAAATATGTTTGTTCATCACTCTTCAAGTGGCATTTAGATGTCAAGCAAGATGATCACATTTGACGTTGCGTATACAAGGACCTAATCGTCAAAAACTGCTGAAATAGCGGCTgagtatatttcaatttattgactAACTAACACGACGATTGCAGATGGAATCGTGGTCGTGCcgttataaaaaataagaaactgTAAAAACTAGATTTTTCAACTGGATGTCCTTGAGCCTATAACGACCCCATTTGCATATTGCTTTTCCACACCCCGCTCTGGGTTGGATCAAAGCAATGGTCTCATGACATGTggataaatgaagaaaaacaattgaaacaTACTCTTTACGTCGTTCCTGACGTGGACGAGCGTACAAAATGTTTGGGTATCGATATTCCTCAACTGCTTCTGCATAATTGTCTGCATTATTCATGGCCCAGGCTCGACCAACGTGACTTCTTCAAAGCTATTCACAGACTACAAAGAACCCGTAGATTCGTAACCACATAGAAACCAGATTCCTTATGCCCTATGACATTCACGTACCAAACTGACTTTCTCTGCCAGCTAACTCGGCACTATGCAGCCCCGAGCGATTCTCCGGTTCGTGGGATACGAAGAAATCACGAATGTCACCGAACTCGTTTGGCTTGATCTTTGTCTAATACGATTTTCCCAAACATCGGGAGCCAAGATTCACTTATGTTGCTCGCTTCAGAAACATcgttcgatatctcgaagaaTTAATGTTGCTGGTTTCCTAATTGGTCGAAACCAAGTATCCTTGACATTCTACATTTATACCATACTTTCCAACAAGAATTTTTAGCAACTTATTCACACATTGGTG is a window of Neodiprion pinetum isolate iyNeoPine1 chromosome 4, iyNeoPine1.2, whole genome shotgun sequence DNA encoding:
- the LOC124218256 gene encoding uncharacterized protein; the protein is MRLRIVTLIALCLIAACNCADEDDEYDDEAAAAPVAPVTPAPARNAGRLALLTRGRGPTGRKPAPTTTTTAKPVEESVEEEGNPEDYEAENQEAEEEVQTTTTEAPKKVRGGVRPFRSNEDLLAALKRRRAQVVNTNSIRDSPATESAEPTTQRPKSISSNNSRSRSGQAADSASRSNRGRFGATRATAKPVQEEVEEETQQEEVEVKPKPFRRG